The Methanofollis sp. region GGCCGAGGGCGCATGGCCGGAGAGGAAAGGGATGCGAGGGGCACCGGCCTGGTCGAGGACATGGACAAGGATCACGTCCTGTGCGGTGGGGATCTCGGGGAGGCGTGCGGCCGTTGCACGTGCGTCCTCGGAAAAGTCTGTTGCGAAAAGGACTCTCTCAAACATCGTCGTCTCCCGGGGAAGAACCTGTTATCACCCTGTGCCGGATGAAGGGGCTCATCATAGGGGGATGGGGAGAGCGGGTAGATAATACCGGCGGCCCGGGGAGACGAAAGAGAGAGGGCCTGGACCCCCGTGTCCTGCAGTACCTATACTCTGTCTTTCTCCCGGGCCCGCCCGAGGATTGCCTCCGCGGCGAGGGCGGCGGTGGAGAATGCCGCCTGGATGTTGAACCCGCCGCAGTCGCCGTCGATATCGAGGACTTCGCCGGCAAAGTAGAGGCCTTCGACGCGTTTCGATCCCATCGTCTTCTGGTTCACCTCGTCGAGGGCCACCCCTCCCCGCGTCACCATGGCAACGCCATATCCCCCGAGGGCGTCGACGGTCAGGGTGCAGGCGGTGAGGTGCTGGAGAAGCCGGGTCCGTGCCGCCTTCGTGAGGTGGGCGCATGTCGTTTCCGGCGGGATCTCCGAGAGGTCGATGAGCCTTTTGAGGAGCCTTTCCGGGACGGGGTATCGGGAGAGCACCGACCTGACCCTCGCACCGCCTCCCCCGCCCAGCGCCGCCGTGATCTCCTCCCGCATCCCCTCCGGGAGGACCGGGACCACGAGACGGTCGCCCTGTTCGATGAACCGGGAGAGGTCGAGGATTGCCGGCCCGGAGAGTCCTTCGTGGGTGAAGAGGAGGTCGCCTCTCTGGTCGCCGATCTTTTTGCCGTCCCTGAAGAGGGAGACGGTCACGCCCTGCAGGGATATACCGGCGAGGTCAGCGAAGGGGTAGTCCCTGACCGTCACCGGCGTGAGCGCGGGTGCTGTCCCGGCGATCGTGTGGCCGAGGGACGCGGCAAATGTATAACCGTCGCCCGTCGAACCTGTGGCCGGGTACGAGGCGCCGCCTGTCGCGATGAGGAGCAGGGCCGACCGGTATTCGCCGGTCTCTGTCCTGACGGAAAAACTGTTCTCACTTTTTTCGACGGCAACGACCGGTTCTCCGCACCGCACTGTCACGCCCGCCTCCCGGCATTCGGCGAGCAAGAGGTCAAGAACGTCCTGTGCCTTCCGCGAGGTCGGGAAGACCTTGCCCCCCTCTTCAGTCGTCAGGGGGACACCCCGTTCGGTGACGTGGGCGATCAGGTCGGTGTTTGTGAAAGCGCGGAGCGCCGGCTTGAGAAACTGGCCGTGCTTCCCGTACCGCGTGAAGAACTCCGTGACGCTCCCGGCGTGGGTGATATTGCACTGCCCCGATCCGGAGACGAGTAGTTTTCTCCCGGGCTTTTTCTTCTTTTCAAGGAGGAGGACTGTCCCTCCTCCGGCACCGGTGCGGGCCGCGGCAAAAAGCCCGGCAGGCCCTGCCCCGACGACGATCAGATCATATGTTTCCACAGTCCTCCTCTATTCCTTGCCCCGGTGCATGATGACTCTTTTCACGGTGCCACGGTCGGGAAGACTGCCCGCAGGTGTCGCGCTCATTCCACAAAATATCTAACCTGTTGTGACAGAGATGTCACTCAGTACTACCCTGAGATGATGACCGATGAAAAAAGTGGCAATACTCCTCCTCTGTCTTTGCATGCTCTCCCTCGCCGCCCCGGCCCTTGCAGGCGGTGATGCAGCGGTGCGCCAGGTCAGCACCGCCGCTCCCGCACCGGGCGCGGAGGTGACGGTGACCCTCTCCCTGAACGGCTGCGAGGCCGGCGGTATCGTCGAGATCCTGCCGCCTGGCTTTGCCTATGTGAGCAGTTCTCTCCCTGCGGATCAGGTGCGTGTGGACGGGAACCGCGTCTGCTTCGCCATCCTCGGCGAGACCGCCGTCACCTATGTGGTCCGCGCACCTCCGGAGGGCGGTGGCGAGATCACGGGCGAGTGGTGGGACTTCGGTGCCCGAACCAATGGCACGGTTCTGTCCTCCCGCCTTGACGTCGGCGGTGCGACAGCGGCCCCCGGTCCGGGCGCCCTTGCCGTGCTCTTTGCGCTGGCGGCCGTCCCCCTGCTCAGGAGGTGCCGGCGATGAAGAGGGTGTATATCCTCCTTTGCCTGCTCCTTGCCCTCGCCCTGCCGGCGGCCGCGCTCGTGCCCGGCGATATGAACGGCGACGGTGTCATCGGGCGGGACGAGTTCGCCGGCATGGTCCTTTCCTTCCTTGCGGGTGGCGAGGACGCACCCCCACTTGCCGAGGTGCAGGACGCCGCCCCCCTCTACCTTGAGGGAGAGGAGACTGTCACTCCTGCCTCTCCCCCGTCCCGCGTCGTCGTCTTCAACGGCGAGACCCTGGAGACGCTGCGGTCCCTCGGCATCGGGCCGTCGAGCGTCGTCGGCATCGACAAGTTCTCCGCGCAGAGGCCAGAGTTCTTCCCCGAGTACAGGAACACCACCGTCGTCGGGAGCGTCTGGTCGCCCGATTATGAGACAGTCGTCTCCCTGCACCCTGACGCCGTCTTCCTGTACGCTACCACGAGCAAAGACGCCTGCGACGAGATCCAGAAGAAAATCCAGGCCTCGAACCCGGAGATCCGGGTCTACAGGTTCGACTGCTTCAGGCCGGAGAACTATGCCGACGAGGTCAGGGCGCTTGGCGCGATCTTCGGGCGCGAGGCTGAGGTGGAACGATTTGCTGGGTTCTACACGAACACGCTCGACACCATCAGTGCGGAGACGGCCGGTATCCCTGAGGCGGAGAGAACCACGGTGTACCTGGAGAACTGGAAGGACTACAAGACCGGCGCCGCCGGGTCGGGGTACGAGGACAAGATCGTCCGTGCCGGCGGGAAGAATGTCTTCTCCTCTCTCCCTGCCGAGTACCCCGAGGTCGACCCCGAGGCGGTCATCGCCGCCGACCCCGACGTGATCGTCAAACTCATCGGTGCAGGTTCCTATGCCTATGGCGGCTACCAGAACAAAGACCTTGACAGGATTCCGGCGACCCATGCCGGCCTCTTCAATAGGCCCGGATGGACCGACCTCGCAGCGGTGAAGGAGAAAAGGGTCTACCTCCTCCACAACGACATCTTCGGGGGGGCAGAGCACTTCATCGGGATCGCCTACCTTGCGAAGTGGTCCTACCCCGACCGGTTCGCCGGTCTCGACCCCGAAGCGCTCCACCGGACCTATCTGAACGAGTACCAGCACCTGGGGATCGACCCGGCCGGGATGCAGTTCGTGTACCCGGCGATATGATGGGGGCCGAAACCCTGCTGGAGGGGTTCGCCGCCGCCCGGCGGAGGCGTGCCCTCTTCCATGGCGTCCTGTTCGGTCTCCTCGTCCTCCTTACCGGCGTGGCCGTCACCCTTGGTTCGGCCGACCTCTCGGTCGCGGACGCCTACCTGGCCATCCTTGCCGGTCTCTTTCCCGGCAGGTTCGCCGCACCCGGAATGGCGGAGAACATCGTCTGGAACTACCGCTTCCACCGCGTCCTCTTTGCGATCGTGGCGGGGTTCGGCCTCGCCATCGCGGGGACGGTGATGCAGGGCATCCTCAGGAACCCCCTTGCAAGCCCGTTCACCCTCGGGATCTCCTCCGCGGCCGCGACCGGCGCCTCGGTTGCGATCGTCCTCGGCGCAGGCCTCGTCGACGGGGAAGCGCTTGTCATCGGAAACGCCTTTGTTTTCGCCCTCCTTGCCGCCGGGATCATCTATGCGATGGCGCGGTACCGCGGTCTCGGGGCCGAGTCGATGATCCTTGCCGGTATCGCCCTGATGTATCTCTTCTCCGCGGTCACCTCCCTCCTGCAGTACCTCGGCACGGCCGAGGAGTTGCAGGAGATCGTCTTCTGGATGTTCGGGTCCCTTGGCCGGACAGACTGGACAAGCCTCGGCATCGTCACCCTCATCATCGCCCTCTGCACCCCGTACCTCATCTGGCGGGCATGGGACCTCAACGCCCTTGCCGAGGGCGACGACATCGCGGAGAGCCTCGGCGTCCCGGTGAAGAGGTCGATGACGATATTCATGCTCATCGCCTCCCTGATCACCG contains the following coding sequences:
- a CDS encoding iron ABC transporter permease encodes the protein MGAETLLEGFAAARRRRALFHGVLFGLLVLLTGVAVTLGSADLSVADAYLAILAGLFPGRFAAPGMAENIVWNYRFHRVLFAIVAGFGLAIAGTVMQGILRNPLASPFTLGISSAAATGASVAIVLGAGLVDGEALVIGNAFVFALLAAGIIYAMARYRGLGAESMILAGIALMYLFSAVTSLLQYLGTAEELQEIVFWMFGSLGRTDWTSLGIVTLIIALCTPYLIWRAWDLNALAEGDDIAESLGVPVKRSMTIFMLIASLITAAIICFTGTIGFIGLVAPHITRMAIGADHRYLLPASGMVGALLLLGADSLARTILAPTVLPVGIMTAFLGVPFFIFLFLRGRGA
- a CDS encoding ABC transporter substrate-binding protein, with amino-acid sequence MKRVYILLCLLLALALPAAALVPGDMNGDGVIGRDEFAGMVLSFLAGGEDAPPLAEVQDAAPLYLEGEETVTPASPPSRVVVFNGETLETLRSLGIGPSSVVGIDKFSAQRPEFFPEYRNTTVVGSVWSPDYETVVSLHPDAVFLYATTSKDACDEIQKKIQASNPEIRVYRFDCFRPENYADEVRALGAIFGREAEVERFAGFYTNTLDTISAETAGIPEAERTTVYLENWKDYKTGAAGSGYEDKIVRAGGKNVFSSLPAEYPEVDPEAVIAADPDVIVKLIGAGSYAYGGYQNKDLDRIPATHAGLFNRPGWTDLAAVKEKRVYLLHNDIFGGAEHFIGIAYLAKWSYPDRFAGLDPEALHRTYLNEYQHLGIDPAGMQFVYPAI
- a CDS encoding NAD(P)/FAD-dependent oxidoreductase, encoding METYDLIVVGAGPAGLFAAARTGAGGGTVLLLEKKKKPGRKLLVSGSGQCNITHAGSVTEFFTRYGKHGQFLKPALRAFTNTDLIAHVTERGVPLTTEEGGKVFPTSRKAQDVLDLLLAECREAGVTVRCGEPVVAVEKSENSFSVRTETGEYRSALLLIATGGASYPATGSTGDGYTFAASLGHTIAGTAPALTPVTVRDYPFADLAGISLQGVTVSLFRDGKKIGDQRGDLLFTHEGLSGPAILDLSRFIEQGDRLVVPVLPEGMREEITAALGGGGGARVRSVLSRYPVPERLLKRLIDLSEIPPETTCAHLTKAARTRLLQHLTACTLTVDALGGYGVAMVTRGGVALDEVNQKTMGSKRVEGLYFAGEVLDIDGDCGGFNIQAAFSTAALAAEAILGRAREKDRV